A window of the Candidatus Methylomirabilota bacterium genome harbors these coding sequences:
- a CDS encoding ABC transporter substrate-binding protein: MNATLTTTHVGRLYISGGMFAQLDLSQIPNAKQAFKEAIRSPYHVGLWSYVYTIAYLPEKIPFAPPKWADLWDSRLKNKIAMPDFDSSHGGPLSTCF; the protein is encoded by the coding sequence GTGAATGCTACCCTGACCACAACGCACGTCGGCCGTCTTTACATCTCCGGCGGGATGTTTGCACAACTGGATCTGAGCCAGATTCCCAATGCCAAGCAGGCATTCAAGGAGGCCATCCGTAGCCCGTATCACGTCGGGCTGTGGTCGTACGTCTACACCATCGCCTATCTGCCTGAGAAGATTCCGTTTGCGCCTCCCAAGTGGGCCGATCTGTGGGACTCCCGGCTGAAGAACAAGATCGCCATGCCGGACTTCGACTCGAGTCACGGAGGTCCCCTCTCCACCTGTTTCTAA